TGCATTGGAGATTTCTATACAATGCAGTTAAGTCATGGCTTTTTACGCTCAACATCTGAGGGTTGAAGATCTCAGACTCGGTACAAATACAGTCAGGATTGCAGACATTGGGGCAAGCCAATTCAGTGATAACTTCAAGTCGCGTACCTCATGTTTTTTATCCTCGTGGTTTCGGTTATTCGGATTAcggaaaattttgaaacttgCACAACATCCATTGACAATTTTCTTCGCACCTTTTTCCCTTCGTTAGAAACTTTGTGATGTATATATGTTCATTTCCAAGGAGAAACTAAAGTGTTGAGATTTTCGACAAAACAAGGACGTGATCGGTAGCGCAGGAAGGAGCAAGGGGGAATGGAGGTAAGAAGAAAAGGTTTTGGTTCCAGGGGCGAGAATACGAGTAGACTCGGTTCACAACAATTATGAATGAATAAAAAGTTACGGAAGTAGCATGTTAAAGGCATTAGCTGCTCAAACTTACTGCTAATAAAGTTGTGCAAATATTCAGATGACATAAGCTAGAATCACGCATAAACTCAGTAATTTACAGATAAGCTTCCTCCGATATCCCAATCCACAAAACCAGTTTTCGCCTAACAAATTGCATCACTGGGTTAACTGCAACCGCATCAGAAGAATCGAAGTCCATTATGATGCCTCCGCAGCGAGGGAGATCTGCGAAGACACTCTCTCAGCTACTGATTTGATCTCTTTCACTCTCTCCTCAACTAATTGCTGGAGTTGCTCTTCCTGATTTGGTTGATTTTCGTCTATCTGAACAGTACCAGTAGCTTCACCGGCCTGTGACCTGAACATGACAAATGACATCTCCGGCTCATATTCGCTTGGAACTTCAACCACTCGCTTCCCACCCGCCCCAGAATCTTTTCCTATGAGATCTTCCTTCATGCGATTAGAAATAATTCCCACAAAATCCTCCATGTACTTGTCCACAGGATCAAGGCCGAGATAAAGGAAAACATCCCAGCACTGAAGAAACTgtttcttgttaattttcaaacttttccGGGCATCCTCAATGACACTAGTAGCTGGCATGAGTCGAGGAGTGTGTGTCTTCTTCGACAACTTTCCTTGCTTCAGTTGCGAAACTGCTGAGTTAACCGCATCCTTGATTGGGTCAAACTTATGAAGGCGTAGTACATCAACACAAGTACGTACATGTTGGAAGTAATCTAATGGTTCTTCAACTGTGAGGTCATGGACGTTTTCAGATACTGCAACATCATTGAGAGCCTCAAGAAGGTATCGTCCATAACCCTTGTGTTGGTAAGGAGGCAATACCAATATCTGACATCAACAAAGATTCTAGTAAAGAACAGCACCAATAGTGCACAAACAACGAAGGTAATGAGAAATACTACATAAGTGATATTGACAAGGAGCAAACCTGACTGAGCCGCAACCGAGAACTATCAGGATAATGGTAAAAACGATAAACAGCTGTAAAACCAAGCAATATATTGTAGATGTCCCCCTTCTCATCTATTTTGTTCTGGATCAGGACATACAGCTCCCATCTTGGATCCACAACATCGATCGGACTGCTACCTAATCCAAAAAACAGCAACTGATGTCACAGTGAGTCATGTACTGCACTCCCCTCCCCTCTCTTTCCATAACAGAAAGAAACTACCAGTGTTGTCTGATAAGACAAGGTAACTGAAGAGATTACcatcaacaagaagaagaacaagaggaATCAAGTGACTGTAAAGGTTCCCAGCAGCTGTCTTGCCCACAACCAAGCGAACAACCTGAACATAGTCACTGTTATTCCAAAATGCAAGAAAATTTGTCATATTTTAGATACTGCGAAAAAGCTTGCCACATCAAAGCACCTGCAAATCAGAAGTGGTTGCTCCAAGCTGACCATTACAATAACTTATTTGTCCATTAGAGGTCTTGCACTGTAACACCTCCCCGGTTGTGACCATGTATCTGCACACGTATTAAATGGTGGAATTCATGATAttaagtaaacaaaaaaaatctaaatgtTTTTGCACTCAACGAAAGGAATGCAAAATTCATTACCTAATCAAATTTCTCTGCGTTGAAAAAGTTTGAAGGAACTCCTCTTCACTCTCAACGAGGGTCTCAGCAAAAATTCTCTGGAGAATATTACTGACTTAGCACCAGAACTAACAACATACTAAACAAAAGTGATGGTTTAAATTGGGAAGCAAGGCATACCTGAAGAGCTGCTTTCAAATTGGTGATCCCTTTTCCACCCTTATAACATTTAGAAATTGCTATCAGTAAAATTTTCTTGATAAAGAGGAAGATAGGAGCACAAGTAATAAGCAAAGTTGGCAGAtagaacagagagagagagagagagagagagagagatcaacaGAACAAGAGTACTTACATCAGTTGTGCTCTCAAATGCAATATCAGCATACGCATGAAAGGATAAACTGCTAACCCATATCGTAATCTGCATCCGCAGAAAGATTAAAACAAAGCCATTCTAAATCACTCCATTCAAACTATTAAAATAGCTTTTGAAATTACTTGCACCGGTGCAGCAAATTCTGTGAAGGTAAACTTCAAATGGTACGCACAAAGATTACCTTCAATCCTTTGTAACCATATATCTTCCCATCATCATCAAAAGAGCTATTCAAATCAACAGGCTCAATACAAAAACTGTCTGTAGAACCCACTTCCTCTTTGCTAGAAACTATGATCGTAGCCATtgattaagcatgcatgtaaaAATAGAgatatattattaaaataaattaagcacAACAAAACCATTATCATTGAATTTCAGATCGAGGAGAACGAAAGtattataaaaatgtaaaacattATTATCACAGTCGACAATTAAACTTTTCCAACAAATCTGAAAATCCATAAAGCAACCAACTGCGTCTATTCTTAACATCCTCCATCTAAACTATTAAGCATTCTAGGACTTGCAACTCAATCATGTAACTATCTTATTTTCCACTCAGCCAAAAATCAACACTTTTCGATTACTGACAGAATACCAACCTTAAGTCCaataaatcaaacttaaaaatcAAAACTCCCATTTTCCGCCACCGCAGTTACTGATTAATCAAACAGCTGGAATGAATGAAATCCCACCCAAAacgaaaaaaattgtttcttgcCAAGGGAACTACTTTACAGAACCAGAACAAGATACCGAACAGCAAATCATCATACAAAAACGTTAACTCAAAGTTAAAATCGGCAGAATTAAGCACACTAATcaaataatcccaaaaaaaaCGCATAAAACCCATCATACCTAGGTAAATCTTGATGCAATCTTTGGCCTCCAGTCCAGCATCTGCTCCCAAAtcgacaaaacaaacaaaatcaatgaatttagggcagaaacagaaataaaaattgaaatttgagtaGAATACGTGGAACTATGGAAGTGCATTCTAAAAACAACGGAAACATAACTGAGGAAACGGATGCCAGAAGGACTCACCGACGCTGGAGAAGCCGACGCGACGTCGTTTCTTAGGTT
Above is a window of Malus sylvestris chromosome 15, drMalSylv7.2, whole genome shotgun sequence DNA encoding:
- the LOC126603474 gene encoding histone acetyltransferase type B catalytic subunit, coding for MVQKQGASADPTATEPKKRRRVGFSSVDAGLEAKDCIKIYLVSSKEEVGSTDSFCIEPVDLNSSFDDDGKIYGYKGLKITIWVSSLSFHAYADIAFESTTDGGKGITNLKAALQRIFAETLVESEEEFLQTFSTQRNLIRYMVTTGEVLQCKTSNGQISYCNGQLGATTSDLQVVRLVVGKTAAGNLYSHLIPLVLLLVDGSSPIDVVDPRWELYVLIQNKIDEKGDIYNILLGFTAVYRFYHYPDSSRLRLSQILVLPPYQHKGYGRYLLEALNDVAVSENVHDLTVEEPLDYFQHVRTCVDVLRLHKFDPIKDAVNSAVSQLKQGKLSKKTHTPRLMPATSVIEDARKSLKINKKQFLQCWDVFLYLGLDPVDKYMEDFVGIISNRMKEDLIGKDSGAGGKRVVEVPSEYEPEMSFVMFRSQAGEATGTVQIDENQPNQEEQLQQLVEERVKEIKSVAERVSSQISLAAEAS